The Bombus fervidus isolate BK054 chromosome 1, iyBomFerv1, whole genome shotgun sequence genome includes a window with the following:
- the LOC139987228 gene encoding uncharacterized protein isoform X2: MAKGKLRGSDSNNKLTTSNATFKNGETYTSEFEINEIPPSARTLLTKGYIQDEINSYSGATVSTRGRFMTEQEKLRCPNERPLYLYIQGHAKHNVDSAIQKINDIIKTEHQSSLNRPSRFTNAPPPLMSLHSGVTSVEKICVGIENAPEGFDLRGRIIGAGGANLLYIRGETGANITLRGRGSQFIDPVLGTESPEPLHLYIEHPKPEALQNAKQLAINLIQTMQSELQSYIQQQPPPVQSQQVIEQSQMPQTQFQTMNIGTLGQPNVVTIQHQDIIQHPQSSVVTLPATILTATVTGAPGSGITVPPPGVHIPPHSGPLVPPPQTQEIQTFMPPPPVGQVQLIGPPSTVSQVQYQIHPGQPLQIQGIQPGSQSSPQPVAQMYVMSQPPPQSPAQQNFITSSSAPVSGAVSYVYTQPNVQRPSTPPQGIIEAVNVNLQQPPPTAPINITQQPPPPLLHLHFPPPNFPPNQPPPPVPQTYQIQYQQVQAAASQSQTQFVLQPGEHIVPPQLQQNHEQSQAVAQHMLPPQFEGHAPQFHLQVPPPSTQTFLVPNAQSPQHPQQHPLPPGGEVQHQQEGPVDQGPQPQPVPPPQIVPPPAAQMSNSMNVLTSIPPPTQAPSSQNAPWLYQAQQPQQMMQSQGQLQVQMPPANIPLHNVPPPQVQAQIQYHAQHMQYQNGHIPPQVHYTVQPPPQQFEQKPDSPEQKSHGVKRRFSDVETNSEASPYQCGPLPAQRHGTGQSLVSLTITWRHQVLLTFQKYPWLCIREGDRQQQVLHGPSQAAAGLPHGDRNKLLMPPPHPGNEQNPIGDSINMHPGGGPPLPPSLPPQAPWQTHHVRVPWGRPPPMPRDGEHQGVCPTLPPTNMPPPQIRPRGHIEGNRSPIQNAILEHPLNVEYNQMPPYTTKPPPYNSHPLMQSICNPPPPPPPHHQQRPQHPQNVQHYQVPISQTYQPPTSCPPWMN; this comes from the exons ATGGCTAAAGGAAAACTAAGGGGTTCAGATTCAAACAATAAG TTAACAACATCAAATGCAACCTTTAAAAATGGGGAAACATATACATCAGAGtttgaaattaatgaaataccaCCTAGTGCCCGCACACTGCTTACGAAGGGTTACATACaagatgaaattaattcttactcag GTGCTACTGTTTCAACACGTGGACGTTTTATGACAGAACAAGAAAAGTTACGTTGCCCTAATGAGCGACCTTTGTATCTTTATATTCAAGGACATGCAAAACATAATGTAGATT CGGCTATACaaaaaattaacgatattattaaaacaGAACATCAAAGTTCTTTAAATAGGCCAAGTAGATTTACTAATGCACCGCCACCTCTTATGAGTTTACATTCCGGAGTTACATCTGTG gaaAAAATCTGTGTTGGGATAGAAAATGCTCCAGAAGGATTTGATTTAAGAGGCAGAATTATAGGTGCAGGTGGAGCAAATCTATTATACATTAGGGGTGAAACAGGTGCAAATATAACTTTAAGGGGTAGAGGGTCGCAATTCATTGATCCTGTTTTAGGCACTGAATCTCCAGAACCACTGCATTTGTATATAGA GCATCCAAAGCCAGAAGCATTACAAAATGCAAAACAGTTAGCAATTAATTTAATCCAGACAATGCAATCGGAATTACAATCATATATACAGCAGCAACCACCACCAGTACAGTCACAGCAAGTTATAGAACAGTCGCAAATGCCACAAA CACAATTTCAAACCATGAACATTGGTACTTTGGGACAGCCTAATGTTGTTACTATACAACATCAAG ATATTATACAACACCCACAAAGTAGTGTAGTAACATTGCCAGCAACCATTCTGACTGCTACAGTGACTGGTGCACCAGGCTCTGGTATAACAGTTCCTCCACCTGGAGTACACATTCCACCTCATTCTGGACCATTGGTACCACCACCACAAACACAG GAAATACAAACATTTATGCCACCTCCACCAGTTGGACAAGTGCAATTAATTGGTCCTCCATCAACAGTTAGTCAAGTGCAATATCAAATTCATCCTGGGCAACCGCTACAAATTCAAGGGATTCAACCTGGATCACAATCATCACCGCAACCTGTAGCCCAAATGTATGTCATGAGTCAACCACCACCACAGAGTCCAGCTCAACAAAACTTCATTACAAGTAGTAGTGCGCCAGTTAGTGGTGCGGTTTCTTATGTTTATACACAACCAAATGTACAAAGGCCTTCTACGCCGCCACAAGGGATAATCGAAGCTGTTAACGTGAATTTACAACAGCCACCTCCAACAGCTCCAATTAATATAACTCAACAACCACCTCCACCGTTATTACACCTTCATTTTCCTCCGCCAAACTTCCCGCCAAATCAACCACCACCTCCAGTACCACAAACTTACCAAATACAATATCAGCAGGTGCAAGCAGCTGCATCACAATCTCAAACACAGTTTGTGTTGCAACCTGGGGAGCATATTGTTCCACCACAGTTGCAGCAAAATCATGAACAATCTCAGGCTGTGGCTCAGCATATGTTACCACCACAGTTTGAAGGTCATGCTCCCCAATTTCATTTACAAGTACCTCCTCCGTCTACGCAAACATTTTTGGTCCCTAATGCTCAATCGCCCCAACATCCTCAACAACATCCTCTTCCTCCTGGAGGTGAGGTTCAACATCAACAAGAAGGACCAGTCGATCAAGGGCCACAGCCACAACCAGTACCACCTCCACAAATTGTACCACCGCCCGCTGCTCAAATGTCGAACTCTATGAACGTTCTTACTAGTATTCCACCGCCGACGCAAGCACCTTCTTCACAAAATGCTCCATGGCTATATCAAGCACAACAACCGCAACAAATGATGCAATCGCAGGGTCAACTACAG gTTCAGATGCCACCCGCAAATATACCTCTACATAATGTACCTCCACCGCAAGTTCAAGCACAGATACAGTATCATGCACAGCATATGCAATATCAGAATGGTCATATACCCCCTCAAGTACATTATACAGTTCAACCACCACCTCAACAGTTTGAACAAAAGCCAGATTCCCCAGAACAAAAGTCTCATGGTGTAAAAAGAAGATTTTCAGACGTTGAAACAAATTCG GAAGCATCACCTTATCAGTGTGGTCCTCTACCTGCTCAGCGCCATGGAACAGG ACAAAGTTTGGTATCATTAACTATAACCTGGAGACACCAGGTGCTTTTAACATTTCAGAAATATCCATGGCTGTGCATCAG AGAAGGTGATCGACAGCAACAAGTCTTACATGGTCCATCACAAGCAGCTGCAGGCCTTCCTCATGGAGATCGAAACAAGCTGCTAATGCCACCTCCACATCCAG GAAATGAGCAAAATCCGATCGGAGATTCGATAAACATGCATCCTGGAGGTGGACCACCTCTGCCTCCTTCACTTCCACCACAGGCACCATGGCAAACACATCATGTTAGAGTTCCATGGGGCAGACCACCACCAATGCCAAGGGATGGAGAGCATCAAGGAGTGTGTCCTACATTACCTCCAACAAATATGCCACCACCACAAATTAGACCCAGAG GACACATTGAAGGCAATCGTTCGCCTATACAAAATGCGATATTGGAGCATCCGTTGAATGTTGAGTATAATCAAATGCCACCGTATACGACAAAACCTCCTCCTTACAATTCACACCCATTGATGCAATCCATTTGCAATccaccgccaccaccaccGCCGCATCATCAGCAGCGACCGCAGCATCCTCAAAATGTGCAGCATTATCAGGTGCCAATTTCACAGACATATCAACCACCGACTTCCTGTCCACCGTGGATGAATTGA
- the LOC139987228 gene encoding uncharacterized protein isoform X1: protein MAKGKLRGSDSNNKLTTSNATFKNGETYTSEFEINEIPPSARTLLTKGYIQDEINSYSGATVSTRGRFMTEQEKLRCPNERPLYLYIQGHAKHNVDSAIQKINDIIKTEHQSSLNRPSRFTNAPPPLMSLHSGVTSVEKICVGIENAPEGFDLRGRIIGAGGANLLYIRGETGANITLRGRGSQFIDPVLGTESPEPLHLYIEHPKPEALQNAKQLAINLIQTMQSELQSYIQQQPPPVQSQQVIEQSQMPQTQFQTMNIGTLGQPNVVTIQHQDIIQHPQSSVVTLPATILTATVTGAPGSGITVPPPGVHIPPHSGPLVPPPQTQEIQTFMPPPPVGQVQLIGPPSTVSQVQYQIHPGQPLQIQGIQPGSQSSPQPVAQMYVMSQPPPQSPAQQNFITSSSAPVSGAVSYVYTQPNVQRPSTPPQGIIEAVNVNLQQPPPTAPINITQQPPPPLLHLHFPPPNFPPNQPPPPVPQTYQIQYQQVQAAASQSQTQFVLQPGEHIVPPQLQQNHEQSQAVAQHMLPPQFEGHAPQFHLQVPPPSTQTFLVPNAQSPQHPQQHPLPPGGEVQHQQEGPVDQGPQPQPVPPPQIVPPPAAQMSNSMNVLTSIPPPTQAPSSQNAPWLYQAQQPQQMMQSQGQLQVQMPPANIPLHNVPPPQVQAQIQYHAQHMQYQNGHIPPQVHYTVQPPPQQFEQKPDSPEQKSHGVKRRFSDVETNSEASPYQCGPLPAQRHGTGQSLVSLTITWRHQVLLTFQKYPWLCIREGDRQQQVLHGPSQAAAGLPHGDRNKLLMPPPHPGEKRSLDQKTAGINTGNEQNPIGDSINMHPGGGPPLPPSLPPQAPWQTHHVRVPWGRPPPMPRDGEHQGVCPTLPPTNMPPPQIRPRGHIEGNRSPIQNAILEHPLNVEYNQMPPYTTKPPPYNSHPLMQSICNPPPPPPPHHQQRPQHPQNVQHYQVPISQTYQPPTSCPPWMN from the exons ATGGCTAAAGGAAAACTAAGGGGTTCAGATTCAAACAATAAG TTAACAACATCAAATGCAACCTTTAAAAATGGGGAAACATATACATCAGAGtttgaaattaatgaaataccaCCTAGTGCCCGCACACTGCTTACGAAGGGTTACATACaagatgaaattaattcttactcag GTGCTACTGTTTCAACACGTGGACGTTTTATGACAGAACAAGAAAAGTTACGTTGCCCTAATGAGCGACCTTTGTATCTTTATATTCAAGGACATGCAAAACATAATGTAGATT CGGCTATACaaaaaattaacgatattattaaaacaGAACATCAAAGTTCTTTAAATAGGCCAAGTAGATTTACTAATGCACCGCCACCTCTTATGAGTTTACATTCCGGAGTTACATCTGTG gaaAAAATCTGTGTTGGGATAGAAAATGCTCCAGAAGGATTTGATTTAAGAGGCAGAATTATAGGTGCAGGTGGAGCAAATCTATTATACATTAGGGGTGAAACAGGTGCAAATATAACTTTAAGGGGTAGAGGGTCGCAATTCATTGATCCTGTTTTAGGCACTGAATCTCCAGAACCACTGCATTTGTATATAGA GCATCCAAAGCCAGAAGCATTACAAAATGCAAAACAGTTAGCAATTAATTTAATCCAGACAATGCAATCGGAATTACAATCATATATACAGCAGCAACCACCACCAGTACAGTCACAGCAAGTTATAGAACAGTCGCAAATGCCACAAA CACAATTTCAAACCATGAACATTGGTACTTTGGGACAGCCTAATGTTGTTACTATACAACATCAAG ATATTATACAACACCCACAAAGTAGTGTAGTAACATTGCCAGCAACCATTCTGACTGCTACAGTGACTGGTGCACCAGGCTCTGGTATAACAGTTCCTCCACCTGGAGTACACATTCCACCTCATTCTGGACCATTGGTACCACCACCACAAACACAG GAAATACAAACATTTATGCCACCTCCACCAGTTGGACAAGTGCAATTAATTGGTCCTCCATCAACAGTTAGTCAAGTGCAATATCAAATTCATCCTGGGCAACCGCTACAAATTCAAGGGATTCAACCTGGATCACAATCATCACCGCAACCTGTAGCCCAAATGTATGTCATGAGTCAACCACCACCACAGAGTCCAGCTCAACAAAACTTCATTACAAGTAGTAGTGCGCCAGTTAGTGGTGCGGTTTCTTATGTTTATACACAACCAAATGTACAAAGGCCTTCTACGCCGCCACAAGGGATAATCGAAGCTGTTAACGTGAATTTACAACAGCCACCTCCAACAGCTCCAATTAATATAACTCAACAACCACCTCCACCGTTATTACACCTTCATTTTCCTCCGCCAAACTTCCCGCCAAATCAACCACCACCTCCAGTACCACAAACTTACCAAATACAATATCAGCAGGTGCAAGCAGCTGCATCACAATCTCAAACACAGTTTGTGTTGCAACCTGGGGAGCATATTGTTCCACCACAGTTGCAGCAAAATCATGAACAATCTCAGGCTGTGGCTCAGCATATGTTACCACCACAGTTTGAAGGTCATGCTCCCCAATTTCATTTACAAGTACCTCCTCCGTCTACGCAAACATTTTTGGTCCCTAATGCTCAATCGCCCCAACATCCTCAACAACATCCTCTTCCTCCTGGAGGTGAGGTTCAACATCAACAAGAAGGACCAGTCGATCAAGGGCCACAGCCACAACCAGTACCACCTCCACAAATTGTACCACCGCCCGCTGCTCAAATGTCGAACTCTATGAACGTTCTTACTAGTATTCCACCGCCGACGCAAGCACCTTCTTCACAAAATGCTCCATGGCTATATCAAGCACAACAACCGCAACAAATGATGCAATCGCAGGGTCAACTACAG gTTCAGATGCCACCCGCAAATATACCTCTACATAATGTACCTCCACCGCAAGTTCAAGCACAGATACAGTATCATGCACAGCATATGCAATATCAGAATGGTCATATACCCCCTCAAGTACATTATACAGTTCAACCACCACCTCAACAGTTTGAACAAAAGCCAGATTCCCCAGAACAAAAGTCTCATGGTGTAAAAAGAAGATTTTCAGACGTTGAAACAAATTCG GAAGCATCACCTTATCAGTGTGGTCCTCTACCTGCTCAGCGCCATGGAACAGG ACAAAGTTTGGTATCATTAACTATAACCTGGAGACACCAGGTGCTTTTAACATTTCAGAAATATCCATGGCTGTGCATCAG AGAAGGTGATCGACAGCAACAAGTCTTACATGGTCCATCACAAGCAGCTGCAGGCCTTCCTCATGGAGATCGAAACAAGCTGCTAATGCCACCTCCACATCCAG gTGAGAAACGCAGCTTGGATCAAAAAACTGCAGGCATAAATACAG GAAATGAGCAAAATCCGATCGGAGATTCGATAAACATGCATCCTGGAGGTGGACCACCTCTGCCTCCTTCACTTCCACCACAGGCACCATGGCAAACACATCATGTTAGAGTTCCATGGGGCAGACCACCACCAATGCCAAGGGATGGAGAGCATCAAGGAGTGTGTCCTACATTACCTCCAACAAATATGCCACCACCACAAATTAGACCCAGAG GACACATTGAAGGCAATCGTTCGCCTATACAAAATGCGATATTGGAGCATCCGTTGAATGTTGAGTATAATCAAATGCCACCGTATACGACAAAACCTCCTCCTTACAATTCACACCCATTGATGCAATCCATTTGCAATccaccgccaccaccaccGCCGCATCATCAGCAGCGACCGCAGCATCCTCAAAATGTGCAGCATTATCAGGTGCCAATTTCACAGACATATCAACCACCGACTTCCTGTCCACCGTGGATGAATTGA
- the LOC139987228 gene encoding uncharacterized protein isoform X3 produces the protein MAKGKLRGSDSNNKLTTSNATFKNGETYTSEFEINEIPPSARTLLTKGYIQDEINSYSGATVSTRGRFMTEQEKLRCPNERPLYLYIQGHAKHNVDSAIQKINDIIKTEHQSSLNRPSRFTNAPPPLMSLHSGVTSVEKICVGIENAPEGFDLRGRIIGAGGANLLYIRGETGANITLRGRGSQFIDPVLGTESPEPLHLYIEHPKPEALQNAKQLAINLIQTMQSELQSYIQQQPPPVQSQQVIEQSQMPQNIIQHPQSSVVTLPATILTATVTGAPGSGITVPPPGVHIPPHSGPLVPPPQTQEIQTFMPPPPVGQVQLIGPPSTVSQVQYQIHPGQPLQIQGIQPGSQSSPQPVAQMYVMSQPPPQSPAQQNFITSSSAPVSGAVSYVYTQPNVQRPSTPPQGIIEAVNVNLQQPPPTAPINITQQPPPPLLHLHFPPPNFPPNQPPPPVPQTYQIQYQQVQAAASQSQTQFVLQPGEHIVPPQLQQNHEQSQAVAQHMLPPQFEGHAPQFHLQVPPPSTQTFLVPNAQSPQHPQQHPLPPGGEVQHQQEGPVDQGPQPQPVPPPQIVPPPAAQMSNSMNVLTSIPPPTQAPSSQNAPWLYQAQQPQQMMQSQGQLQVQMPPANIPLHNVPPPQVQAQIQYHAQHMQYQNGHIPPQVHYTVQPPPQQFEQKPDSPEQKSHGVKRRFSDVETNSEASPYQCGPLPAQRHGTGQSLVSLTITWRHQVLLTFQKYPWLCIREGDRQQQVLHGPSQAAAGLPHGDRNKLLMPPPHPGEKRSLDQKTAGINTGNEQNPIGDSINMHPGGGPPLPPSLPPQAPWQTHHVRVPWGRPPPMPRDGEHQGVCPTLPPTNMPPPQIRPRGHIEGNRSPIQNAILEHPLNVEYNQMPPYTTKPPPYNSHPLMQSICNPPPPPPPHHQQRPQHPQNVQHYQVPISQTYQPPTSCPPWMN, from the exons ATGGCTAAAGGAAAACTAAGGGGTTCAGATTCAAACAATAAG TTAACAACATCAAATGCAACCTTTAAAAATGGGGAAACATATACATCAGAGtttgaaattaatgaaataccaCCTAGTGCCCGCACACTGCTTACGAAGGGTTACATACaagatgaaattaattcttactcag GTGCTACTGTTTCAACACGTGGACGTTTTATGACAGAACAAGAAAAGTTACGTTGCCCTAATGAGCGACCTTTGTATCTTTATATTCAAGGACATGCAAAACATAATGTAGATT CGGCTATACaaaaaattaacgatattattaaaacaGAACATCAAAGTTCTTTAAATAGGCCAAGTAGATTTACTAATGCACCGCCACCTCTTATGAGTTTACATTCCGGAGTTACATCTGTG gaaAAAATCTGTGTTGGGATAGAAAATGCTCCAGAAGGATTTGATTTAAGAGGCAGAATTATAGGTGCAGGTGGAGCAAATCTATTATACATTAGGGGTGAAACAGGTGCAAATATAACTTTAAGGGGTAGAGGGTCGCAATTCATTGATCCTGTTTTAGGCACTGAATCTCCAGAACCACTGCATTTGTATATAGA GCATCCAAAGCCAGAAGCATTACAAAATGCAAAACAGTTAGCAATTAATTTAATCCAGACAATGCAATCGGAATTACAATCATATATACAGCAGCAACCACCACCAGTACAGTCACAGCAAGTTATAGAACAGTCGCAAATGCCACAAA ATATTATACAACACCCACAAAGTAGTGTAGTAACATTGCCAGCAACCATTCTGACTGCTACAGTGACTGGTGCACCAGGCTCTGGTATAACAGTTCCTCCACCTGGAGTACACATTCCACCTCATTCTGGACCATTGGTACCACCACCACAAACACAG GAAATACAAACATTTATGCCACCTCCACCAGTTGGACAAGTGCAATTAATTGGTCCTCCATCAACAGTTAGTCAAGTGCAATATCAAATTCATCCTGGGCAACCGCTACAAATTCAAGGGATTCAACCTGGATCACAATCATCACCGCAACCTGTAGCCCAAATGTATGTCATGAGTCAACCACCACCACAGAGTCCAGCTCAACAAAACTTCATTACAAGTAGTAGTGCGCCAGTTAGTGGTGCGGTTTCTTATGTTTATACACAACCAAATGTACAAAGGCCTTCTACGCCGCCACAAGGGATAATCGAAGCTGTTAACGTGAATTTACAACAGCCACCTCCAACAGCTCCAATTAATATAACTCAACAACCACCTCCACCGTTATTACACCTTCATTTTCCTCCGCCAAACTTCCCGCCAAATCAACCACCACCTCCAGTACCACAAACTTACCAAATACAATATCAGCAGGTGCAAGCAGCTGCATCACAATCTCAAACACAGTTTGTGTTGCAACCTGGGGAGCATATTGTTCCACCACAGTTGCAGCAAAATCATGAACAATCTCAGGCTGTGGCTCAGCATATGTTACCACCACAGTTTGAAGGTCATGCTCCCCAATTTCATTTACAAGTACCTCCTCCGTCTACGCAAACATTTTTGGTCCCTAATGCTCAATCGCCCCAACATCCTCAACAACATCCTCTTCCTCCTGGAGGTGAGGTTCAACATCAACAAGAAGGACCAGTCGATCAAGGGCCACAGCCACAACCAGTACCACCTCCACAAATTGTACCACCGCCCGCTGCTCAAATGTCGAACTCTATGAACGTTCTTACTAGTATTCCACCGCCGACGCAAGCACCTTCTTCACAAAATGCTCCATGGCTATATCAAGCACAACAACCGCAACAAATGATGCAATCGCAGGGTCAACTACAG gTTCAGATGCCACCCGCAAATATACCTCTACATAATGTACCTCCACCGCAAGTTCAAGCACAGATACAGTATCATGCACAGCATATGCAATATCAGAATGGTCATATACCCCCTCAAGTACATTATACAGTTCAACCACCACCTCAACAGTTTGAACAAAAGCCAGATTCCCCAGAACAAAAGTCTCATGGTGTAAAAAGAAGATTTTCAGACGTTGAAACAAATTCG GAAGCATCACCTTATCAGTGTGGTCCTCTACCTGCTCAGCGCCATGGAACAGG ACAAAGTTTGGTATCATTAACTATAACCTGGAGACACCAGGTGCTTTTAACATTTCAGAAATATCCATGGCTGTGCATCAG AGAAGGTGATCGACAGCAACAAGTCTTACATGGTCCATCACAAGCAGCTGCAGGCCTTCCTCATGGAGATCGAAACAAGCTGCTAATGCCACCTCCACATCCAG gTGAGAAACGCAGCTTGGATCAAAAAACTGCAGGCATAAATACAG GAAATGAGCAAAATCCGATCGGAGATTCGATAAACATGCATCCTGGAGGTGGACCACCTCTGCCTCCTTCACTTCCACCACAGGCACCATGGCAAACACATCATGTTAGAGTTCCATGGGGCAGACCACCACCAATGCCAAGGGATGGAGAGCATCAAGGAGTGTGTCCTACATTACCTCCAACAAATATGCCACCACCACAAATTAGACCCAGAG GACACATTGAAGGCAATCGTTCGCCTATACAAAATGCGATATTGGAGCATCCGTTGAATGTTGAGTATAATCAAATGCCACCGTATACGACAAAACCTCCTCCTTACAATTCACACCCATTGATGCAATCCATTTGCAATccaccgccaccaccaccGCCGCATCATCAGCAGCGACCGCAGCATCCTCAAAATGTGCAGCATTATCAGGTGCCAATTTCACAGACATATCAACCACCGACTTCCTGTCCACCGTGGATGAATTGA